The Cynocephalus volans isolate mCynVol1 chromosome 2, mCynVol1.pri, whole genome shotgun sequence genome window below encodes:
- the C2H22orf31 gene encoding uncharacterized protein C22orf31 homolog, with protein sequence MARTCAKQNINAPAPGTTSSWEVVKNPLVPSSFSLVKLVLRRQPKAKCCPEPCKFEDTNLSKRLKPKDNSAMKATQQVRIRNSISFKSRRPASQLPGSPSHRRPAGGIRESKESSKEKKLTVRQDLEDRYAEHVAATQALPWDSGTAAWKGQVLLPETRKRQQLSEDTLSIHGLPTEGYRVLYQAVVEPMLWNPSGTPRKYSLQLGKAIKQKLWEALRGQAATPEGAQKDVLPGRKWLGVHEEPVPKK encoded by the exons ATGGCCAGAACATGTGCAAAGCAGAACATCAATGCCCCAGCACCAGGTACCACCTCTTCTTGGGAAGTTGTAAAGAACCCTTTAGTTCCCAGTTCGTTTTCCCTGGTTAAGCTTGTGCTTAGGCGGCAACCGAAGGCTAAGTGCTGCCCAGAACCATGCAAGTTTGAAGACACAAATCTCTCGAAGAGATTAAAGCCCAAGGACAATTCGGCGATGAAAGCCACCCAGCAGGTCAGGATAAGAAACTCCATCAGTTTCAAGAGCAGGCGGCCAGCAAGCCAGCTTCCAGGCTCACCTAGTCACAGGAGGCCTGCAGGAGGCATCAGAGAG AGTAAAGAAagttcaaaggagaaaaaactaACAGTCCGCCAAGATCTCGAGGACAGATATGCTGAACATGTGGCTGCCACCCAAGCACTACCCTGGGATAGTGGGACAGCAGCTTGGAAGGGCCAAGTGTTGCTTCCTGAAACCCGAAAGAGACAGCAATTGTCAGAGGACACCTTATCCATCCACGGCCTCCCCACAGAGGGTTACCGGGTTCTGTACCAAGCGGTGGTGGAGCCTATGCTGTGGAATCCTTCAGGAACCCCCAGGAAGTACAGCTTGCAGCTGGGCAAGGCCATCAAACAGAAGCTCTGGGAGGCTCTGCGTGGTCAGGCTGCCACACCTGAAGGTGCTCAGAAGGATGTGTTACCCGGCAGAAAGTGGCTGGGTGTCCATGAGGAGCCTGTGCCCAAGAAATAG